The Ruania alba genome window below encodes:
- a CDS encoding helicase-associated domain-containing protein — MPSGAASPPPDLAEVLREWDDDRLASLLRRRPDLATPPPTSITALASRAGARGSVARALADLDAPTVAAVEAVVLLHQGRRCRPADLEHALGAPVGPLVRLLLDLALLLDVDGSLVPVPMVADVVGPSPLGLGPTLAELGVATDAGWPTTARALTTVMSDAPESARRMLDALTWGPPVGTVAHDIPAGARWLLDSPVLHRRTGTELVLPREVGIAARGGRLVRELPLSPPLPDTAYRRPESVAAESVRTAEDTLARLSAVIEAWGRNPARVLRAGGVAVRDLRQLSAQAQMTAAEATFTAELAARLGLIGRLHDDDGSSWAPTPEADLWPTSDISARWAEMSQAWLTWRRAPWLAGTRTDKGALRATLGPDLDRTWAPTLRRRVLATLAAWPPASAPEAGQVRDRLTWFSARSVPPESAVAAVLDEAAALGLTGAGALTDAARTLLTEHGHAQGGIDFERPTDASGTILPERSPQREREATTRIGAAFAASLPPAVEDLIVQGDLTGIVPGRPGPALAALLAEAAEVESRGAAVTVRFTTASVRRALEAGTSAEGLLERLRAASRAPLPQPLEYLVRDSARTHGQVRVGSARSYLRVDDPATVASLVADPRLATLGLRSIAPTAIISRADPSELLETLREAGAAPVLEGPDGSVITVPSPRARAARAAQPAAADDQPRASVADVVAHMRSGEDRARRLLSERAAQDAAPVETLEALRLAAKAGTEVELVVAGAHGGAQTRVVRPLTVDDGRVRVVDVRRDAEITVAPHRIVAVRPVQRGSAEPVD, encoded by the coding sequence ATGCCCTCAGGTGCTGCCAGTCCCCCGCCCGACCTCGCCGAGGTCCTGCGGGAATGGGACGACGATCGGCTCGCGTCGCTGCTGCGCCGCCGGCCCGATCTCGCTACCCCTCCGCCGACGTCGATCACCGCTCTGGCCAGCCGTGCCGGAGCACGAGGCTCCGTGGCGCGCGCGCTCGCAGACCTCGATGCGCCCACGGTGGCTGCCGTGGAGGCGGTGGTGTTGTTGCACCAAGGCCGGCGATGCCGACCGGCGGACCTCGAGCACGCGCTCGGCGCGCCCGTCGGCCCGCTCGTGAGGCTTCTGCTGGACCTCGCCCTGCTGCTCGACGTCGACGGTTCGCTGGTGCCGGTCCCGATGGTCGCCGACGTGGTCGGGCCGTCGCCATTGGGGCTCGGGCCGACTCTGGCCGAGCTCGGGGTGGCAACCGATGCGGGCTGGCCGACGACCGCCCGCGCGCTGACCACGGTGATGTCCGATGCTCCCGAGAGCGCTCGGCGAATGCTGGATGCCCTCACCTGGGGTCCGCCCGTGGGGACGGTGGCGCATGACATCCCCGCCGGGGCACGCTGGCTGCTGGACTCCCCCGTGCTGCACCGTCGCACCGGGACCGAACTCGTTCTGCCCCGCGAGGTCGGCATTGCGGCGCGCGGCGGACGGCTGGTCCGCGAGCTTCCTCTCTCCCCGCCCTTGCCGGACACCGCCTATCGGAGGCCGGAGTCGGTCGCTGCCGAGTCGGTGCGCACCGCCGAGGACACGCTGGCCCGGCTGAGCGCAGTGATCGAGGCGTGGGGCCGCAACCCTGCCCGCGTACTCCGCGCCGGTGGCGTCGCCGTGCGGGACCTCCGACAGCTGAGCGCTCAGGCGCAGATGACCGCTGCGGAGGCCACGTTCACTGCGGAGTTGGCTGCCCGGCTCGGCCTCATCGGCCGGCTGCACGACGACGACGGCTCGTCCTGGGCTCCGACGCCCGAGGCTGACCTGTGGCCCACGAGCGACATCTCGGCGCGATGGGCCGAGATGTCCCAAGCGTGGCTGACCTGGCGCCGCGCACCGTGGCTGGCCGGCACCCGAACGGACAAGGGAGCGCTGCGGGCCACCCTGGGCCCAGACCTGGACCGAACCTGGGCCCCCACGTTGCGCCGTCGGGTGCTCGCTACTCTGGCCGCGTGGCCACCAGCCAGCGCGCCCGAAGCAGGTCAGGTGCGGGACCGACTCACCTGGTTCAGCGCCCGCTCGGTCCCGCCGGAGTCGGCGGTGGCCGCGGTTCTCGACGAGGCGGCTGCCCTCGGGTTGACCGGCGCGGGCGCTCTGACCGACGCCGCGCGTACCCTGCTCACCGAGCATGGGCACGCCCAGGGCGGCATCGACTTCGAACGCCCGACCGACGCGTCGGGAACCATCCTGCCGGAACGCTCTCCCCAGCGGGAGCGGGAGGCGACCACACGCATCGGTGCGGCCTTTGCCGCGTCCCTGCCACCCGCCGTCGAGGACCTGATCGTGCAGGGCGACCTGACCGGAATCGTCCCCGGACGACCAGGACCAGCGTTGGCCGCGCTCCTGGCGGAGGCGGCGGAGGTGGAGAGCCGAGGGGCCGCCGTCACGGTGCGCTTCACGACGGCGTCCGTGCGCCGGGCGCTCGAGGCAGGCACGAGCGCTGAGGGCCTGCTGGAGCGGCTACGCGCGGCCTCCCGGGCACCCCTGCCCCAACCGCTGGAATACCTGGTGCGGGATTCGGCGCGTACGCACGGGCAGGTGCGGGTCGGGTCGGCCCGGTCCTACCTGCGGGTGGACGACCCGGCGACCGTGGCGTCGCTGGTGGCCGATCCCCGGCTCGCCACGCTGGGCCTGCGTTCGATCGCACCCACGGCGATCATTTCCCGGGCGGACCCGAGTGAGCTGCTCGAGACGCTCCGGGAAGCCGGGGCCGCTCCGGTGCTGGAAGGGCCGGACGGGTCGGTGATCACGGTGCCCAGCCCGCGTGCCCGCGCCGCGCGAGCTGCCCAGCCCGCCGCGGCAGACGACCAGCCCCGTGCATCGGTCGCCGACGTGGTGGCGCACATGCGCAGCGGGGAGGACCGTGCACGGCGGCTGCTCAGCGAGCGTGCCGCGCAGGACGCTGCACCCGTGGAGACCTTGGAGGCGTTGCGCCTGGCGGCGAAGGCCGGCACCGAGGTGGAACTGGTGGTGGCAGGGGCGCATGGTGGGGCGCAGACCCGGGTGGTGCGGCCATTGACCGTGGACGACGGACGGGTCCGGGTGGTGGACGTGCGCCGGGACGCCGAGATCACGGTGGCCCCGCACCGGATCGTGGCGGTGCGACCGGTGCAGAGGGGTAGCGCCGAGCCAGTGGACTGA
- a CDS encoding carbohydrate ABC transporter permease has translation MFTLGPIVASVVIAFFAWPVIGERSFTGLTNFVTIFTTDPIFWQSVGNTLIFVAWYVPLNFVLALGLAVWISPRIRGRGFYRLMFFLPTVTPIVANALVWRLLLQPDGIGHEIAALFGVAQFNPLGSESSAMAVVVAMSVWQGFGYNMLVFSAGLDAIPEQLYEAAALDGATAVHRFIRITVPMLSPSIFFATVMTLITAFQVFAQPYVLTGGGPGVATTTVVMYLYQRGFELFDLGTASAVATVLFLLIAMITAVQFVGQRKWVHYE, from the coding sequence ATGTTCACCCTCGGACCGATCGTCGCCTCCGTGGTGATCGCGTTCTTCGCGTGGCCGGTGATCGGGGAGCGAAGCTTCACGGGACTCACCAACTTCGTGACGATCTTCACCACCGACCCGATCTTCTGGCAGTCGGTGGGCAACACCCTGATCTTCGTCGCGTGGTACGTGCCGCTGAACTTCGTGCTCGCCCTTGGGCTGGCGGTGTGGATATCACCGCGAATCCGGGGCCGGGGCTTCTACCGCCTGATGTTCTTCCTACCCACCGTGACCCCGATCGTGGCGAACGCCTTGGTGTGGCGGCTGCTGCTGCAGCCCGACGGCATCGGTCACGAGATCGCCGCGCTGTTCGGAGTTGCCCAGTTCAACCCGCTCGGCAGTGAGTCGAGCGCGATGGCCGTGGTCGTGGCGATGTCGGTGTGGCAGGGGTTCGGCTACAACATGCTGGTGTTCTCGGCAGGGCTCGACGCTATCCCCGAGCAGCTGTACGAGGCTGCCGCGCTCGACGGCGCGACCGCCGTGCACAGGTTCATCCGGATCACCGTGCCGATGCTGTCCCCGTCGATCTTCTTCGCGACCGTGATGACGCTGATCACCGCTTTTCAAGTGTTCGCGCAGCCCTACGTGCTCACGGGCGGTGGACCAGGGGTGGCCACGACCACGGTCGTCATGTACCTCTACCAGCGCGGGTTCGAGCTCTTCGATCTGGGAACCGCCTCCGCCGTGGCGACGGTGCTCTTCCTGCTCATCGCCATGATCACGGCCGTGCAGTTCGTCGGCCAGCGCAAGTGGGTGCACTATGAGTGA
- a CDS encoding DUF3027 domain-containing protein, with the protein MTTPTFTPGAGSTGSTRRVTKDAVLEGAVELARTALTETADGVGEHLGFEVESERLGIHWFEATMPGYRGWRWYATLSRAPRSRTATVCESGLLPGEGAILAPAWLPWAERLSPGDLSPTDRLPHVADDERLERGYVASGDPEQDRLAIVELGLGRDRVMNAKALDAAASRWYSGSRGPESAGARASDESCAACGFVVPLGGSLGQLFGVCANEWSPDDGKVVSLDHGCGAHSETDVAPQAHEWTQSDLVVDEQGVDVVTTEGATDDASTGASDADAGSETTAE; encoded by the coding sequence ATGACCACACCTACCTTCACCCCAGGCGCCGGCTCGACCGGCTCGACCCGCCGCGTGACGAAGGACGCCGTGCTCGAAGGAGCCGTCGAGCTGGCGCGGACCGCGCTCACCGAGACCGCTGACGGCGTGGGCGAGCACCTCGGGTTCGAGGTCGAGTCCGAACGACTCGGTATCCATTGGTTCGAGGCGACCATGCCCGGGTACCGCGGATGGCGCTGGTACGCGACCCTTTCCCGGGCGCCGAGGTCCCGCACCGCCACGGTCTGCGAGAGCGGTCTCCTCCCGGGCGAGGGAGCCATCCTGGCCCCGGCATGGCTTCCGTGGGCGGAACGACTCTCCCCGGGGGACCTCAGCCCCACCGATCGACTCCCGCACGTGGCCGACGATGAGCGCCTCGAGCGCGGCTATGTGGCCAGCGGAGACCCCGAGCAGGACCGGCTCGCGATCGTCGAGCTGGGCCTGGGCCGCGACCGTGTGATGAACGCCAAGGCCCTCGATGCTGCCGCATCGCGCTGGTACTCCGGGTCGCGTGGCCCCGAGTCCGCCGGCGCACGTGCCTCGGACGAGTCCTGCGCCGCCTGCGGCTTCGTGGTCCCGCTGGGCGGGTCCCTCGGTCAGCTCTTCGGCGTCTGCGCGAACGAGTGGTCGCCTGACGACGGCAAGGTGGTCTCCCTCGACCACGGCTGCGGTGCGCACTCCGAGACGGACGTCGCCCCGCAGGCGCACGAGTGGACGCAGAGCGATCTGGTCGTGGACGAGCAGGGCGTGGACGTCGTGACCACCGAGGGTGCGACGGACGATGCGTCAACTGGCGCGAGCGACGCCGACGCCGGGAGCGAGACCACGGCGGAGTAG
- a CDS encoding acVLRF1 family peptidyl-tRNA hydrolase, with translation MERRIEVAASRLPGWLTRFSDQHPGTVTDAVGNALRLQAPDGATARITAWPTEPPDQVEAMRDWARGPHALSLILVRRGGWTVGAARGDELTAHRTGRRYVQSRTAAGGWSQQRFARRRGNQADALVLHVAEAAAALLPERPDGVVLGGDRALATAVLDELPTRTGQRALPELPRRELYDLPDPRLVVLRTALARARSAQIRIDDPTRG, from the coding sequence GTGGAACGTCGGATCGAAGTGGCTGCCTCCCGACTGCCCGGCTGGCTCACCCGGTTCAGCGACCAGCACCCCGGCACGGTGACTGACGCCGTCGGGAATGCGCTACGCCTGCAGGCCCCGGATGGTGCCACAGCGCGGATCACTGCCTGGCCGACGGAGCCTCCGGACCAGGTGGAGGCGATGCGGGACTGGGCTCGCGGCCCGCACGCTCTCTCGCTGATCCTGGTACGTCGCGGCGGCTGGACCGTGGGCGCGGCACGCGGGGACGAGCTGACCGCTCACCGCACCGGACGACGGTACGTGCAGTCCCGGACGGCGGCCGGCGGCTGGTCCCAGCAACGCTTCGCCCGCCGTCGGGGGAACCAGGCCGACGCCCTGGTACTGCATGTGGCCGAGGCGGCAGCGGCGCTGCTGCCGGAGCGCCCGGATGGGGTGGTCCTCGGTGGGGACCGGGCGCTGGCGACCGCTGTGCTGGACGAGCTTCCGACCCGCACCGGGCAGCGCGCTCTCCCGGAACTGCCGCGCCGCGAGTTGTACGACCTGCCGGACCCGCGCCTGGTGGTGCTGCGTACGGCGCTCGCCCGGGCACGCTCGGCTCAGATCCGCATCGACGATCCCACCCGTGGGTGA
- a CDS encoding cold-shock protein, with translation MPTGKVKYYDADRGFGFIAADDGQEVFLHASALPADAAAPRKGSRVEFGVADGRRGPQALSVTLLDPVPSVVRARRRPADEMATIVEDLIKSLDHAGGRLRSGRYPEKAEAARLAKVLRAVADEFDA, from the coding sequence GTGCCTACCGGCAAGGTCAAGTACTACGACGCCGACCGCGGCTTCGGCTTCATCGCCGCCGACGACGGCCAAGAGGTATTCCTGCATGCCTCCGCGCTGCCCGCGGACGCCGCTGCCCCGCGCAAGGGGAGCAGGGTGGAGTTCGGCGTGGCAGACGGGCGGCGGGGGCCGCAGGCGCTCTCGGTGACGCTGCTGGACCCCGTGCCTTCGGTGGTGCGGGCGCGCCGTCGCCCTGCGGATGAGATGGCCACGATCGTGGAGGACCTCATCAAGTCGCTGGACCACGCGGGTGGCCGGCTGCGTTCGGGCCGATACCCGGAGAAGGCCGAAGCCGCCCGACTGGCCAAGGTGCTGCGTGCCGTGGCCGACGAGTTCGACGCGTGA
- a CDS encoding ROK family transcriptional regulator codes for MARPAATASTRDRILMLIGSGRARSRGDLADALGSSPSTVSQHVQALINAGLIEEGEARESSGGRKPRELRLVDGDEHMGVIDLGGRHARLGVVRRGGTIVATREVPVDLRQGAPAVLAAVGDGVQQLLAEAHVDGRLIGTGIALPGPVDVLRRAVESPSRMPGWQGHDIGALLEETMGVPAVVENDANAMALGEHFDRAHPVRHSVTVKAGTAIGAGVVVDGQVYRGAGGVAGDITHTRVSAAGETPCSCGNRGCLETVASGAALAGLLAGQGYPVETTADVLALVRDADPVATTLARTAGRHLGEVLCAVVNFFNPGAVYLGGALATLEPFVSAIRSQIYEGAHPMMTRALVIEPSRLGADANLAGVARILDETLFERAG; via the coding sequence ATGGCCCGCCCTGCGGCTACCGCGTCCACCCGGGACCGGATCCTGATGCTGATCGGCTCCGGGCGCGCCCGGAGCCGCGGCGATCTGGCCGACGCTCTCGGCAGCTCACCGTCCACCGTCTCTCAGCACGTGCAGGCGCTGATCAACGCCGGTCTGATCGAAGAGGGTGAGGCACGCGAGTCCAGCGGGGGTCGCAAACCGCGGGAGCTGCGCCTCGTCGACGGTGACGAGCACATGGGCGTGATCGACCTCGGTGGACGGCACGCGCGCCTCGGGGTGGTCCGTCGTGGTGGCACGATCGTCGCGACCCGGGAGGTGCCGGTCGACCTGCGCCAGGGTGCTCCTGCCGTGCTCGCGGCGGTCGGGGACGGCGTGCAGCAACTGCTCGCCGAGGCCCACGTCGACGGCCGGCTCATCGGGACCGGGATCGCCCTGCCAGGCCCGGTCGACGTGCTCCGACGCGCCGTGGAGAGCCCCTCCCGGATGCCCGGGTGGCAGGGGCACGACATCGGCGCGCTGCTCGAGGAGACGATGGGCGTACCCGCCGTGGTGGAGAACGATGCGAATGCGATGGCGCTCGGCGAGCACTTCGACCGCGCGCACCCCGTGCGGCACTCGGTGACGGTGAAGGCCGGCACAGCGATCGGCGCGGGCGTGGTGGTCGATGGCCAGGTGTACCGGGGCGCCGGCGGCGTGGCCGGCGACATCACGCACACCCGGGTGAGCGCAGCCGGGGAGACCCCCTGCTCGTGCGGCAACCGCGGTTGTCTGGAAACAGTCGCTTCAGGCGCGGCCCTGGCCGGCCTGCTCGCCGGCCAGGGATACCCCGTCGAGACCACAGCGGACGTCCTCGCCCTGGTGCGTGACGCGGACCCAGTCGCCACCACCTTGGCGCGCACGGCCGGACGACACCTGGGAGAGGTGCTGTGCGCCGTCGTGAACTTCTTCAACCCGGGAGCGGTGTACCTGGGCGGAGCGCTGGCTACGCTCGAACCGTTCGTCTCGGCGATCCGCAGTCAGATCTACGAAGGTGCGCACCCGATGATGACGCGAGCGTTGGTGATCGAGCCCTCCCGGCTCGGGGCGGACGCCAACCTGGCGGGGGTGGCACGGATCCTGGACGAGACGCTCTTCGAGCGCGCCGGCTGA
- a CDS encoding MFS transporter: MSTPAGDSLRPLLRGVYLPALLFSVGVGAMTPMIAVSAIGLGASPATAALVAALVPIGHILADVPAGAIAARFGERPAMIGSSLLAMAALATCALAPNLWVLGVAVTVVGATAAVYGLARQTYLTEVISPMRRARALASLGGVGRIGTFLGPFLGAALVLGRGDAGPSYWLGAATSLLSAVVVWWAGPAARERVSRTQPVRPARARVSTWSVFRDLRPVFTTLGIAVILVGSIRGARQTVLPLWTESLGYAPATTSVVFGVAGGVDMLLFYPAGKVMDRMGRLWIAIPSMAVTAGAMAVLPLTEGLVAVSIVAVVLGLGNGIGSGVLMTLGADAAPEHARAQFLGIWRLYGDAGMAAGPLVVSAGAALGSLAAGIGATGGLGVLAVLALARWVPRWSVHANRTTRRRAGLLE, from the coding sequence ATGAGCACACCTGCTGGTGACTCGTTGCGCCCTCTCCTTCGAGGTGTGTACCTCCCCGCACTACTGTTCAGCGTCGGTGTCGGCGCGATGACGCCGATGATCGCCGTCAGTGCGATCGGCTTGGGTGCGAGCCCAGCGACCGCGGCCCTGGTCGCAGCCCTGGTGCCGATCGGGCACATCCTCGCTGATGTCCCTGCCGGGGCCATCGCCGCACGATTCGGCGAGCGGCCAGCGATGATCGGATCCTCCCTCCTTGCGATGGCGGCGCTCGCCACGTGCGCCCTGGCGCCGAACCTGTGGGTTCTCGGGGTCGCTGTCACGGTGGTCGGGGCGACCGCTGCCGTGTATGGGCTCGCCCGCCAGACCTATCTCACCGAGGTCATCTCCCCGATGCGCCGGGCACGTGCCCTCGCCTCGCTCGGTGGGGTGGGTCGGATCGGGACGTTCTTGGGTCCGTTCCTGGGTGCAGCCCTGGTGCTGGGTCGTGGCGATGCCGGCCCGTCGTACTGGCTCGGCGCCGCCACCTCCTTGCTCTCGGCCGTGGTCGTCTGGTGGGCGGGACCGGCCGCGCGAGAACGCGTGTCACGGACTCAGCCGGTGCGGCCTGCGCGGGCACGGGTCTCCACGTGGTCGGTCTTTCGTGACCTGCGACCGGTCTTCACCACGCTGGGCATCGCGGTGATCCTCGTGGGTTCGATCCGCGGCGCGCGGCAGACCGTTCTCCCGCTGTGGACCGAGAGCCTCGGCTATGCACCGGCGACCACCAGCGTGGTGTTCGGTGTGGCCGGCGGGGTCGACATGCTGCTGTTCTACCCGGCCGGCAAGGTGATGGACCGGATGGGACGGTTGTGGATCGCGATCCCGTCCATGGCGGTTACCGCCGGTGCGATGGCGGTCTTGCCACTCACCGAAGGGCTCGTGGCGGTGAGCATCGTGGCCGTCGTGCTCGGCCTCGGCAACGGCATCGGTTCTGGAGTGCTGATGACACTCGGTGCAGATGCCGCACCCGAGCATGCCAGGGCCCAGTTCCTCGGCATCTGGCGGCTCTACGGTGATGCCGGCATGGCGGCCGGACCGTTGGTGGTCTCCGCCGGCGCAGCGCTCGGGTCGTTGGCCGCCGGGATCGGTGCCACCGGTGGGCTCGGCGTGCTCGCTGTGCTCGCACTGGCGCGCTGGGTGCCTCGGTGGAGCGTGCACGCAAACCGGACCACCCGCCGTCGGGCCGGCCTGCTGGAGTGA
- a CDS encoding carbohydrate ABC transporter permease, protein MLSQTLLTIVLVVFMLPFIWMLATALKPGSEVFASPPSLVGSELRWQNFAEAWTFVPFGRFMLNGIIVSVLGTLLVCVTSVFAAYSFARLTFRGRGALFALYLVTLLVPQEVLVIPMFILMQELGWQDSYQALILPWAFTAFGTFLLRQFFLSVPRELEDAALIDGASRLQTLLRIITPIARPAIAVLAVFTFITYWNSFLWPLIIISSQEMATVPIGLNSFLGQQGNQWQLLMAAAAISMLPTAAIVILLQRHLVRGIALSGLGGR, encoded by the coding sequence GTGCTCTCCCAGACGCTGCTGACGATCGTCCTCGTCGTCTTCATGCTGCCGTTCATCTGGATGCTGGCGACGGCGCTGAAACCCGGCAGCGAGGTGTTCGCCTCACCGCCATCGCTGGTGGGCAGCGAGCTGCGGTGGCAGAACTTCGCGGAGGCATGGACGTTCGTGCCGTTCGGACGCTTCATGCTCAACGGCATCATCGTCTCGGTGCTGGGGACGCTGCTCGTGTGCGTGACGAGCGTGTTCGCGGCGTACTCGTTCGCCCGGTTGACGTTCCGTGGCCGAGGCGCGCTCTTCGCGCTCTACCTGGTCACCCTGCTGGTTCCCCAGGAGGTTCTCGTCATCCCGATGTTCATCCTCATGCAGGAGCTCGGTTGGCAGGACAGCTACCAGGCGTTGATCCTTCCGTGGGCCTTCACCGCCTTCGGAACCTTCCTGCTCCGGCAGTTCTTCCTGTCGGTGCCGCGGGAGCTGGAGGATGCCGCGTTGATCGACGGCGCCTCTCGCCTGCAGACGCTGCTGCGCATCATCACGCCGATCGCTCGGCCGGCGATCGCGGTGCTCGCCGTCTTCACGTTCATCACCTATTGGAACAGCTTCCTCTGGCCGCTCATCATCATCTCCAGCCAGGAGATGGCCACCGTTCCGATCGGGCTCAACAGTTTCTTGGGCCAGCAGGGAAATCAATGGCAATTGCTGATGGCGGCCGCCGCGATCTCGATGCTGCCTACCGCCGCGATCGTCATCCTCCTGCAGCGTCACCTGGTTCGAGGGATCGCGCTGTCCGGGCTCGGGGGGCGCTGA
- a CDS encoding alpha-L-fucosidase: MTDITWTDLQRPLPAWFARAKLGIFIHWGAYSVPAWAEPIGALGEIADDDTWFAHNPYAEWYLNTIRIDGSPAQQHQVSEYGDAPYDDFLDRWTADKFDPADWARLFERVGAAYVVPTTKHHDGIALWDAPGTGERNTVHRGPRRDLVGAIADAVRAEGLRFGVYYSGGLDWSITDFPPHRSGTDVHSLRPRDLEYHRYALAHVQDLIDRYRPDVLWNDIEWPDEGKFTGPGGLHQLFVDYFASNPDGVVNDRWGDTYYDVATTEYSAMSENEAKEVWENNRGLGWSFGYNRLETAEHSLDAAGLAKHWVDVVSKGGRLLVNVGPTAEGLIPPMQRASLEGFGSWREPFAGPAEVVERIQAPADEGTAWSRQWWTPTERITFVDTVGDHLLDSDGVDVERSRVLSGDTTVEQTADGTVLRVKGLAEGPAAVALARR, encoded by the coding sequence ATGACCGACATCACCTGGACCGACTTGCAGCGGCCGCTGCCCGCCTGGTTCGCCCGCGCCAAGCTCGGGATCTTCATCCACTGGGGTGCCTACTCGGTCCCCGCATGGGCGGAGCCGATCGGCGCCCTTGGCGAGATCGCCGACGACGACACCTGGTTCGCGCACAACCCCTACGCGGAGTGGTACCTCAACACCATCCGCATCGACGGCAGCCCTGCCCAGCAGCATCAGGTCAGCGAGTACGGCGACGCCCCGTACGACGATTTCCTCGACCGTTGGACCGCGGACAAGTTCGACCCGGCCGACTGGGCGAGGCTGTTCGAACGTGTCGGCGCGGCCTACGTCGTCCCGACGACAAAGCACCACGACGGCATCGCGCTGTGGGACGCACCCGGGACCGGGGAGCGCAACACGGTCCATCGCGGACCGAGGCGCGACCTCGTCGGGGCGATCGCGGACGCCGTGCGTGCCGAGGGGCTCCGGTTCGGGGTCTACTACTCGGGAGGCCTGGACTGGTCGATCACAGACTTCCCGCCGCACCGCTCCGGCACCGATGTCCACTCGCTGCGCCCGCGCGACCTGGAGTACCACCGCTACGCGCTCGCGCACGTCCAGGATCTGATCGACCGATACCGCCCCGACGTGCTGTGGAACGACATCGAGTGGCCGGACGAGGGCAAATTCACCGGACCGGGCGGCCTGCATCAGCTCTTCGTCGACTACTTCGCCTCGAACCCCGACGGTGTGGTGAACGATCGCTGGGGTGACACGTACTACGACGTCGCCACCACCGAGTACTCGGCCATGAGCGAGAACGAGGCCAAGGAAGTGTGGGAGAACAACCGTGGCCTGGGCTGGTCGTTCGGGTACAACCGGCTCGAGACTGCGGAGCACTCGCTCGACGCAGCTGGTCTCGCCAAGCACTGGGTGGACGTCGTCTCCAAGGGCGGCCGGCTGCTGGTCAACGTCGGACCGACCGCGGAAGGGCTGATCCCTCCGATGCAGCGGGCATCCCTCGAGGGATTCGGCAGTTGGCGAGAGCCGTTTGCCGGGCCCGCCGAGGTGGTCGAGCGCATCCAGGCGCCCGCGGACGAGGGCACCGCATGGTCGCGGCAGTGGTGGACGCCGACCGAGCGCATCACCTTCGTCGACACCGTGGGTGACCACCTGCTCGACAGTGACGGCGTTGACGTCGAGCGCTCACGCGTCCTGTCGGGGGACACCACGGTCGAACAGACGGCCGACGGCACGGTGCTGCGGGTCAAAGGCCTGGCCGAGGGGCCTGCTGCCGTCGCGCTGGCCCGACGCTGA